A segment of the Candidatus Brevundimonas phytovorans genome:
CCCTATCTGTCGGTCGCGCCTCAGGCGGGGCCGACGACCATGACGCCGGCGGCTCCGACCACGACGCCCGCCGCCTCGCCTCCGCCCATCGTGATCACCCCGACCGCCTGATCGCGGCGGCCGACAGAGAAAGGCCCGGCGCGCGCCGGGCCTTTTTTGGGTCTGGACCCGAGATCAGGGGCGGGCGGGCGTCACCCGCCAGACGGCGTCGCCCACGTCGTCGGCCACCAGCAGGGCGCCGGAGCGGACGCCGAGCACCCCGACCGGGCGGCCCATGGCCTCGCCTTTCTCGTTGCGGAAGCCGGTCAGGACATCCTGGGGCGGACCGGCGGGCTTGCCGCCGCTGAAGGGGATGAAGATGACCTTGTAGCCGGCGGGCGGGTTGCGGTTCCACGAGCCGTGCTGGCCGACAATGGCCCCGTTGCGCCATTGGGGCATTAGGGCGCCGGTATAGAAGGTCAGGCCCAGTGAAGCGGTGTGGGAACCGAGCGCATAGTCGGGCTTGAGGGCCTTGGCGACCATATCCGGGCGAGGCGGCTGGACCCGCGCATCGACCGTCTGGCCGTAATAGCTCCACGGCCAGCCGTAGAAGCCGCCGGGCGTGACCGAGGTCATGTAGTCGGGCACCAGATCGTCGCCGATCTCGTCGCGTTCGTTGACCGAGACCCACAGCCGCCCGTCCTCGGGGTTCCAGGCCATGCCGACCGGATTGCGCAGGCCCGAGGCGAAGACGCGGCGCGCGCCGGTGGCCAGGTCGATCTCGAGGATGGCGGCGCGGTCGACCTCCTCGTCCAGGCCGTTTTCTCCGACGTTGGAGTTGGAGCCGACGCCGACATAGAGTTTCGAGCCGTCCGCCGAGGCGACCAGGCTCTTGGTCCAGTGGTGGTTGCGACCGGCGGGCAGGTCCGCGACCTTGACCGGCGCGACGCTGATCCGGGTCTGGCCGCTCTGATAAGGCACGGCGACCACGGCGTCGGCGTTGGCCACGAACAGGCGGTCGCCGACCAGGGCCATGCCGAAGGGCGAGGTCAGGCCCGACAGGAAGACGGTCTTCACCTCGGCCACGCCGTCGTCGTCGGCGTCGCGCAGCAGGGTGATGCGGTCGGCGCTGGGCACGCCCGCGCCCGCCCGGCCCATGACCAGGCCCTGAATCCAGCCGCGCAGGCCGCCCTTCTTGTCGTCGGGCTTGGGCGGGGCGTTGCTTTCGGCGACCAGGACATCGCCGTTGGGCAGTTCATAGAGCCAGCGCGGGTGGGCGAGGCCCGTGGCGAAGGCGTTGACGGCCAGGCCCTGGGCCGCGACCGGCGCGGCGCCCTGGGGCCAGCCGACGGCAGGGGCGATCTTGACGGTCGGCAGGCGCTGGGGACGGGCTTCGGGCAGTTGGGGATCGGCGCCGATGCCGAGGCTTTCCGGCAGCCGGCTCTCCGTGCCGCAGGCGGCGAGCGCCATCAGCAGGGGCAGGGCGGCGACGAGGCGGCGGCGATCCATCAGAAACTCCTCAAGAACGGGGCTGGGCGGGGAACTCCAGTCGACGGACATCATAGCCCAGTTCGCCGGCCCGTCGCGTCAGCCGCGCCAACTGGTCGGGCGTCGGGACGTCGCGGGTATAGATGAACAGCTTGTCGAAGGTCGGGTCCGACGAGATGAACCAGGAATAGTCCTCGGCCCGATCCAGCACCCAGTAGTCCCAGGTGATCAAGCCCCACAGGTATTTGACCCGCAGCTTGGCGTTCATGCCGGGGTCCAGAATCTCGCCGCGGCCGTCGATGGCCTTCTCGCGGCCCTCGGGCGTGCCGACCTGGCAGGTGTCGCGCACCGCCACGCGGGCGGGCGGGGTGAAGTCATAGAGGCTGGCGCCGGCCACGCAGCCGTCGGTGATCTTCATCGGCAGGCGGGCGACCTCGTGCCAGCGGCCCGACCACAGGCGCTCGGCGTCGATGGGTTTCAGCGGCTGGGGCGCGCGGGTCTCGCTCATGGACGGCGCCGTGGCGCAGGCGGCCAAGGTCAGGAGGAGGGCGGCGACCGGCGCCGCGGCGGCGAGGCGACGCGAGAAGGGGGCGGCGGGCATGGGCGGTCTCCGTGTGACGACCCCCGGTTTACGTCCGCCGTTCCGGGCTGGATGACTTCGGGCGAGAGGTCATGTGGGCGCCGGGACCTTGAGCCCGTCGTCCGGCCTGCCTATCTGCCAAGCCATGCCGGGAGGGCCCATGTCGCCAGTCATCACTATTCAGGGTCTGACCAAGACCTATAAATCCGGCCATCAGGCCCTGAAGCGGGTCGATCTGGAGATCGAGAAGGGCGAGATCTTCGCCCTGCTGGGGCCGAACGGCGCGGGCAAGACGACGATGATCTCCATCATCTGCGGCATCGTCACGCCCTCGACCGGGACGGTGATCGCCGACGGCCATGACATCCAGAAAGACTATCGCGCCGCCCGCACCCGCATCGGCCTGGTGCCGCAGGAGCTGACGACGGACGCCTTCGAGACCGTGCTGGCCACCGTCACCTTCAGCCGGGGCCTGTTCGGCAAGGCGCCGAACCCGGCCCATATCGAAAAGGTGCTGCGCGACCTGTCTCTATGGGACAAGAAGGACGCCAAGATCATGACCCTGTCCGGCGGGATGAAGCGCCGTGTCATGATCGCCAAGGCCCTGAGCCACGAGCCCGACATCCTGTTCCTGGATGAGCCGACGGCGGGCGTGGACGTGGAGCTGCGCCGCGACATGTGGGGCCTGGTGCGCCAGTTGCGGGATCAGGGCGTCACCATCATCCTGACCACCCACTATATCGAGGAGGCCGAGGAGATGGCCGATCGGGTGGGGGTCATCCTCAAGGGCGAGCTGATCCTGGTCGAGAAGACCGCGACCCTCATGCGCAAGCTGGGCAAGAAGACCCTGACGCTGAACCTGCAGGAGCCGATGGCGGTCATCCCGCCGGAGCTGGCGGAATGGGACCTGAGCCTGAAAAACGAGGGCGGGGAGCTGGAATACGCCTTCGACGCCCACGCCGAGAAGACCGGGGTGCCGTCGCTGCTGCGTCGCCTGTCCGATCTGGGCGTCGCCTTCAAGGACCTGAACACCCGCCAGAGCTCGCTGGAAGACATCTTTGTCAGCCTGGTCCACCGTGACGGGGCCAGCGAAGGGGAGGCTGCGTGATGACGTTCAACGGACACGGCGTCTGGGCCATCTATCGCTTCGAGATGGCGCGGGCCCTGCGCACCCTGTGGCAGTCCATCGTGACGCCGGTGATCACCACGGCGCTTTACTTCGTCGTCTTCGGCGGGGCCATCGGCAGCCGCATGAGCGAGGTCGGGGGCGTGCCCTACGGCGCCTTCATCGTGCCGGGCCTGATCATGCTGAGCCTGTTCACCCAGTCGATCTTCAATGCCAGCTTCGGCATCTATTTCCCGAAATTCACCGGCACAATCTACGAGATCCTGTCGGCGCCCGTCAGTCCGCTGGAGATCGTCATCGCCTATGTCGGGGCGGCAGCGACCAAGTCGGCGGTGCTGGGCCTGATCATCCTGGCGACGGCGGCCCTGTTCGTGCCCTTGCAGATATTGCACCCCTTCTGGATGCTGGCCTTCCTGATCCTGATCGCCACCACCTTCAGCCTGTTCGGCTTCATCATCGGGGTCTGGGCGCAGAATTTCGAACAGCTGCAGATGATCCCCATGCTGATCGTGACGCCGCTGACCTTCCTGGGCGGGGCCTTCTATTCGATCGACATGCTGCCGGACGGCTGGCGGACGGTGACGCTGTTCAACCCGGTGGTCTATCTGATCTCGGGCTTCCGCTGGGCCTTCTACGGCATCGGCGACGTCAGCGTGGGGCTGAGCCTGACGGCCACGCTGGGCTTCTTCTTCGCCTGTCTGGCGGTGGTGGGCTGGATCTTCAGGACAGGCTATCGTCTGAAGAACTGAGGTCGGCGCCGCGCGTCACGAAACCGCCGAACTCGCTCAGCAGTTTGAGGGTCTGCCGATCCTTCTCGTGATGCGCGCCGCCCGGCGCCGGAGCCCGAATGTCCGACGCCGACGACAAGTCCACGCCCTTCGCCCGCCGTCAGGTGCAGTGGGGCCGTCCGCCCCAGACCACCTTCATCGCCGGGCCCTTGCCGCGCGGCGCAGGCCTGACGCCGTCGGTCCCGGCGCCGCCCAAGACTGAAACGACGAAACCTGCGGCGGCGCCCGCCGCGCCGCGCGCAGCCTCGCGCCCCGCGTCGGGGAATGTGCTGGGCGGCTCGCTGGTGCCGCAGCGCCGGGCGACCTCGCCGGGCGCCGGGCCGACCTTCCTCACCGCCCCGGCCCCGGTCGCGCCTCAGCCTTCAGCGCCGGTCCCGGCGGCACGGGCGCCGATTGACGCCACGCCTCGGCCCCTGCCGCCCGTTCAGGCGCCCGAGGCTGCTCTTCGGGCGGAAGCGCCCGCGCCGGCCGCGCTCCCGCCCAAGCCTCAGGTTCAGCCCGTCGAGGTCGTCGTCCCGATCGCCGCTCGCGCCGCGCCGCGCAAGGCCGCCAACCGCACGCCCCTCTATATCGCCGCCGCTGCGGTGGTGGTGATCGGCGCGCCGGTCGCCACCTGGCTGATCACGCGCTCCAACAGCGAACCGGCGCCGGAGGCGTCATCGGCGGCCTCGGACGTTTCGGCGCTGGAGGCCTCATCGCCCGCTGCGGCCGTTCCGGCGAGCGGGATCGTCGCGGCGGCGCCAAGCGAGGCCCTGCCGGTCGCCGCGCCGACGCAGCCCGTCGCGACGAACGCCGTGCGGCGTGCGGCCGCGCCGCGCCGGGCGCCGGTCGCCGCCTCGGCCGCCACCCTGGCCGCCAACACCGCCGCGCCCGCCGTCACGGCGCCGCCGCTCGTCGCAGCCCCCGCTACGCCGCCGCCAGTCGTGGTGATCGCGCCCGCGCTTGAACCGGCCCAGCCTGCTGGCCCCGCGCCCACGGTCGCCCGCCCGACGCAGAGCGACCCCAACGCCCCGGTCGTCACCAAGCCTCAGCCGCTGGACTAGGACACGGGACCGCAGTCCCTAGCGCAAGGTCAGATAGCCCCGCTCGACCATGCGGCGCAGAGCCTCGTAGGCCTCGGCCAGTTCCTCGTAGGCGGTGCGGGCGGCGGTCAGGCGGGCGGTCTGATCGACAGTGACGGCTGAGCCGGATTCCGACAGACGCACGGCCTCGGCGGCCCAGCGGGCGCGGGCGTTGGCGGTCAGGACCGCCAGCTTCTGGAAGGTGGCCACGTCGACGCGCGACAGGGTCTGGGCGATGACCTCGCGGTTGGAGATGAAGGCGGCGTAGTCGATCTGTTCCAGCAGGCCGCGCAGACGGCGCTGCTCCTGCGGGTCCTGATCGCTGGGCTCGAAATGGTCGCGCTGGCGGCGGTAGCTCTGGGTCAGGACGGTCGACATGGCAAACGCTCCGTGGGGGCCGTGGAGCGAGGCTGCGCCGTTCCGGTTAACGGGGCGTTTGCGACACGCCGGTGGGCGCCAGCTTCAGCCGCTCGCGGTCAGGCGCGCCGAGGCCGCGCGGGCAGGCCATGGGCTGATAGGCCTTCGAGTAGCAGAGCCGCGCCTCGCGGAACCAGCCGTCGGTGGTGGCGATGAAGACGCCGTTGCGCGGCAGGCCGGGGTTTGAGGCGACAAAGGCGTCGCGGATGGCGCCGGCGGTCAGGCGCTCGGCCGGGATGGCTTCGAGATCGGGCTTGTTCAGGCCGTTCCACATGCGGGCGGCCTGCTCGAAATAGGCTTCCGGGCTGTCCCAGCCGCAGGTGCCGTGGGCGGCCCATTCGTGCTGTTGCAAGGACGGCGAGGGGGTCATGCAGAAGTTCTTCTTCACCGTCGCCACGGGGATGGCCGGGCCGGGGGCGGCGCAGTAGCGCGGGTGCTGGTCAGCGGCGCCATTGGGCCACAGGCCGTGCAGGGTCAGGCCGAACTGGTTGCTGGCGCACTGATAGCGCGCGTCGGGGTAGTCCTTGCCCGAGCGGCAGGCCTGGGGCGACCAGCTGACGGCCAGCATGTTGAAGGCGACCGGCACGTCGGGCGCGGCCTCGTCGGCCGGGACGGGGTAGGGGCGGGCCGGCGCCAGGTCGGCGGGGACGGCGCAGGTCGCGCCCTCGGCGGCGGCGGTCATCACTGGCGAGGACAGGCGCGGCTCGCAGGCGGCCAGCAGCAGGGCGCCCGCAAGAAGGGGAGCCGTGAGGGGCGAGAGCAGCAGGGTCGGCCGCATGGCGAGGGCTCCGGTTCGGGCGGGGACGATTTTTGACGCCTAGCCGCTAAGTCGGCGGGGGTCGAGACGGAACCCGGCGCGCGCCCGCTCATTCCATAAAGCGTCAGTGTTGAGGAACGCCCATGCCCGATCAAGCCGCCTTCGAAGCCGCCCTGGACGAAGCCATCGCCCTGTTCGAGCAGGGGGAGGGGCTGGACCACCGGCGGTTCGACGCCTTGCTGGCCGAGATTGAGGCGCGGCGCGAGGCCCTGGTCGCCGTGCCGGAGGACGACCCCCGCGTCGAGGAGATCCGCCGCCTGCAGGCCCGCGCCGACGAACTGGAGGCCCGGGTCGCGGCGGGCAAGGGCTCGGTCATGGACGAGGTCAACCAGACCCTGTCGCCCCTGATGGGCCGCAAGGGGGCGTAAGCGGCTCCGAGGGGGTAGCGGTGGCGATCAGCAACACCATATGGTGCTGATAACAAAGCCCTAGGAAACGCTCCCCATGACCGAAGTGACCGACGCTGCGCCCGCTCCCTTGAAAACCCTGAAGATCGACTTCGTTTCGGACGTGGTCTGCCCCTGGTGCGCGGTCGGTCTGGGCGGGCTGACGACGGCGCTCGACAGGCTGAAAGGCGAGGGGATCGCCGCCGACATCACCTTCCAGCCGTTTGAGCTGAACCCGCAGATCGCGCCGGAAGGCGAGAACATCGTCGAGCATATCGGCCGCAAGTATGGTTCGACGCCTGAACAGTCGGCCCAGAACCGCGAGATGATCCGGGCGCGCGCCGCCGAGGTCGGCTTTGACATGAAGATGGGGCCGGAAAGCCGCATCTGGAACACCTTCGACGCCCACCGTCTGCTGCACTGGGCGCATGAGACGGCGCCGGAGAAGCAGGAGGCGCTGAAGCGCGCCCTGTTCACCGCCCACTTCACCGACAACCGCAACATCACCGACGCCCGCGTCCTGACCGAGGCCGCCGAGGCCGCCGGGCTGGACCGGGCCGAGGCGGGCGAGGTCCTGGCCTCTGGGCGGTATGCGCAGGAGGTGCGCGGGGCGGAGGAGCTGTGGCGGGTGCGGGGGATTACCTCGGTGCCGGCTGTGGTGGTTGAGGGGAAATACCTGATCAGCGGCGGGCAACCGGCGGCGGCGTTTGAAGAAGCGCTGCGGAAGATCGCGGCGGATGTTTAGGCTTCGCTCTTGATCCTCCCCCGCATGGCGGGGGAGGGGGACCGCGTAGCGGTGGAGGGGGCGGCTACGGCTTAACGCGCTGCCGGGTTGGCGTGGACCTGTGTCTGACCTTTGGAAGTTGAGCCTGACCCCGCCCCCTCCACCATGCTGCGCATGGTCCCCCTCCCCCGCTGCGCAGGGGAGGATTGAGTCAGGGCGACACCTCGTCCTCCGAAAAAACAGAGTCCAATTCGTCTGAATCGTCTGAAATCCGGCCCTCGGGATCGAGGCGGGTTTTGAGGGCGGCCATGCGGGCTTCGATGGCGCGGCGACCGGCGTGGTCGTCGGGGGAGAGGGCGGCGGCGTCGCGGGCGACGGCGGCGACCTCCTGCAGGTCCTGCTCCAGGGTGGCGAGGGGGTCGGGTGTGGGTTCGACCTTGGGTTCTGCGGCGGCGAGCAGGGCGGGGTCCGTCAGGGCGCGCCAGGTGCGCAGCCAGGAGGCGGCCTCGACGGCGCGGCCGCGCTGCAGGGCGCGGTTCAGGCGCATCAGGGCCTGGGCCGCCATCTGGGTCAGGTCGGGCGGGGTTGGGTCGGCGTCTTCGTCCTGCGGATCGGGCCAGACGTCTTCGATGTCGCTGCGGCGCCAGCCCTCGCGCGCGGCGCGGGACCGCAGGGTTCCCAGCTTCAGGTCATAGCGGGCGCAGACGGCCTCGGCCGCGTCCCCGGCCAGATAGTCGCGCCGCGCCGCCGCCCAGGTCCGCGCCGAGCGGACGCGATAGCCGTCGCTGGCGGGGTCGCCGGCGGGGGCGTCCATGAGGTCGCCGCCGACCGGCGGGTCGTCCGCCCCGGCGGCTGTCGAGGGCCGGACATGGTCGGGGATATAGGTGGTGTCGCCGAACTCATCCTGCTGCCACCGCCCCGAAGCGACGATCCGGGGCTCGCCCTCGTGCCAGTATGCCTCCCGCGCGTCGTCCATCTCGCCTCCTCCTGCCTGCGGTAAGGAGGTTGGAGGACGGGTGCGTCAGGATCGGACGGGGGCTCTGGCCGCCCGCCGTTCCCCTTCTTCCGTCGTCATCCTCCGGCGAGCGGAGCGAGATCGGGGGACCTAGCGGCGCCGAAGGCGATCTTTGTGCTGGGCGGGGGGCGGGCGGGATGGGGAACGCGTGTGTGTCTCTGTTTTTACTCGACCGAAGGCAGAGGCTTGGCATGAGATGGAAAAGGGTTCGCGCTGTCCGTGCCTGTCGCCAAGTAGAAGCCTTACGGCAAGCGTTCGAGAGGCCATCCGTGGTGCGTCGACAGATCTCCCTTATCGTCAGTTTTGACCACCATGCGGAACCGAGTGCCAGCAGGGCTTTCCCGCACATCTTTAGGACACCGTGCGATCGCCTTGGTCGGATCGGCGCCCTGTCCGGGAACAGGCTGAACAACAGTCTTCCCGTTTGAATCGCCTACCTCGACGGTAAGCGTTGGATATCGAGCATATCCATCTTTAGCCGGACTCTCATCCGGAATGAAGGTGAGCGACGCGGGGATTCGCATTAGATCTAGCCGCTGCATGGTCCTCATCAGGCTAATCTTCGAAAACAGAGGTAGGTTGTTCGATTTATTGTTCTTGTCTTTATCGGTAATGATTCCAAAAATCACTTTAAATTCTGAATTATCTATAGCTTCCGTATAGGATTGGCTATCATTAGCCGCTATCCTGTCGGCTATTAGGATCTTGATCTTGTCTCTACAAGCTTGTTCCTGCCTGATAATTTCAACAGAGTTTAGGCCTTGATTGAAGAGATGACTAAGTTGTGCTGATCGAGTAGATATCTTTACGCCATACATGATGGCTCGATGGCCGCCGGACGCAGATGCGTCTTTTACAACTTTGTAAAGATCGCACGGCTCAATAGCTGTGTTTCCGTTTGGACTTATGTCGGTTTGGTCAAGACATATAATAGATCCAACGATATTAGGTACCGCAGCGTTGTAGGCACCCTCGCTATAGACTCGCTTTCCATTTTTTGTTTCGTCATGATTGTAGCTAGGAAGGTCTGTATCTTCACACCTCTGGTCGATGTAAATGGTAAGTTTATCTAGATAGTTTTGTTCTACCTGATACCATTTAGACTCACAAAGATGGTACACTAAGCCGTCATCGGATACTGGTGCGTCAAATATCAATGACCGATATAGGCCGAATGATTTGCTCGGCTTTCCATCGTAGTCTGTCATTATGATGCGCGACGCTTTGATTTGCTCCAGCGTCATATCGCTTAGATCGATGTTTTTTGCCTCGGCAAAATCGGAAAGCGATTCGAGAGAAATTTCAGGAGTTACCTCACTCTTTGCACCGTTAAGATCGAAGATGCAGCAGGTGTTGTCCCGATAATCTATAATGTCAGGTATCCCGAGTGCTAAGCCTTCATCCATGGATCTAAACGCTGATACAAGTTGAGCGTCGAGATTTTCAATTGTTTCTGGATCAGAGACGGGGGAGATATTTTGAATGTTTGGAAAATTCTCTAGGTAATATTCGCTCTTGTAGAGTTTTAGAAGTTTTTCGCAAATAGTAACGAGTTCTGAG
Coding sequences within it:
- a CDS encoding ribonuclease codes for the protein MRPTLLLSPLTAPLLAGALLLAACEPRLSSPVMTAAAEGATCAVPADLAPARPYPVPADEAAPDVPVAFNMLAVSWSPQACRSGKDYPDARYQCASNQFGLTLHGLWPNGAADQHPRYCAAPGPAIPVATVKKNFCMTPSPSLQQHEWAAHGTCGWDSPEAYFEQAARMWNGLNKPDLEAIPAERLTAGAIRDAFVASNPGLPRNGVFIATTDGWFREARLCYSKAYQPMACPRGLGAPDRERLKLAPTGVSQTPR
- a CDS encoding DsbA family oxidoreductase encodes the protein MTEVTDAAPAPLKTLKIDFVSDVVCPWCAVGLGGLTTALDRLKGEGIAADITFQPFELNPQIAPEGENIVEHIGRKYGSTPEQSAQNREMIRARAAEVGFDMKMGPESRIWNTFDAHRLLHWAHETAPEKQEALKRALFTAHFTDNRNITDARVLTEAAEAAGLDRAEAGEVLASGRYAQEVRGAEELWRVRGITSVPAVVVEGKYLISGGQPAAAFEEALRKIAADV
- a CDS encoding lipocalin family protein, encoding MPAAPFSRRLAAAAPVAALLLTLAACATAPSMSETRAPQPLKPIDAERLWSGRWHEVARLPMKITDGCVAGASLYDFTPPARVAVRDTCQVGTPEGREKAIDGRGEILDPGMNAKLRVKYLWGLITWDYWVLDRAEDYSWFISSDPTFDKLFIYTRDVPTPDQLARLTRRAGELGYDVRRLEFPAQPRS
- a CDS encoding TIGR04141 family sporadically distributed protein, giving the protein MTKSRPFSIYLLKTGVTADTALRQDHELESAVAQKLPEGSSLFILDSDATRPWWREYFGVEKEDLWQQQKGALVFLPVGDRCFALSFGQALHHLDERAFEYDFGLRVTLNSLDPKHLKSADMVSPGAARRKRTQVPSSTDLTYLDFDGNSEIIRSLTGSVRAEYKELFKNATGSSSLKISLKLSPSELVTICEKLLKLYKSEYYLENFPNIQNISPVSDPETIENLDAQLVSAFRSMDEGLALGIPDIIDYRDNTCCIFDLNGAKSEVTPEISLESLSDFAEAKNIDLSDMTLEQIKASRIIMTDYDGKPSKSFGLYRSLIFDAPVSDDGLVYHLCESKWYQVEQNYLDKLTIYIDQRCEDTDLPSYNHDETKNGKRVYSEGAYNAAVPNIVGSIICLDQTDISPNGNTAIEPCDLYKVVKDASASGGHRAIMYGVKISTRSAQLSHLFNQGLNSVEIIRQEQACRDKIKILIADRIAANDSQSYTEAIDNSEFKVIFGIITDKDKNNKSNNLPLFSKISLMRTMQRLDLMRIPASLTFIPDESPAKDGYARYPTLTVEVGDSNGKTVVQPVPGQGADPTKAIARCPKDVRESPAGTRFRMVVKTDDKGDLSTHHGWPLERLP
- a CDS encoding sorbosone dehydrogenase family protein; protein product: MDRRRLVAALPLLMALAACGTESRLPESLGIGADPQLPEARPQRLPTVKIAPAVGWPQGAAPVAAQGLAVNAFATGLAHPRWLYELPNGDVLVAESNAPPKPDDKKGGLRGWIQGLVMGRAGAGVPSADRITLLRDADDDGVAEVKTVFLSGLTSPFGMALVGDRLFVANADAVVAVPYQSGQTRISVAPVKVADLPAGRNHHWTKSLVASADGSKLYVGVGSNSNVGENGLDEEVDRAAILEIDLATGARRVFASGLRNPVGMAWNPEDGRLWVSVNERDEIGDDLVPDYMTSVTPGGFYGWPWSYYGQTVDARVQPPRPDMVAKALKPDYALGSHTASLGLTFYTGALMPQWRNGAIVGQHGSWNRNPPAGYKVIFIPFSGGKPAGPPQDVLTGFRNEKGEAMGRPVGVLGVRSGALLVADDVGDAVWRVTPARP
- a CDS encoding ABC transporter ATP-binding protein translates to MSPVITIQGLTKTYKSGHQALKRVDLEIEKGEIFALLGPNGAGKTTMISIICGIVTPSTGTVIADGHDIQKDYRAARTRIGLVPQELTTDAFETVLATVTFSRGLFGKAPNPAHIEKVLRDLSLWDKKDAKIMTLSGGMKRRVMIAKALSHEPDILFLDEPTAGVDVELRRDMWGLVRQLRDQGVTIILTTHYIEEAEEMADRVGVILKGELILVEKTATLMRKLGKKTLTLNLQEPMAVIPPELAEWDLSLKNEGGELEYAFDAHAEKTGVPSLLRRLSDLGVAFKDLNTRQSSLEDIFVSLVHRDGASEGEAA
- a CDS encoding ABC transporter permease yields the protein MTFNGHGVWAIYRFEMARALRTLWQSIVTPVITTALYFVVFGGAIGSRMSEVGGVPYGAFIVPGLIMLSLFTQSIFNASFGIYFPKFTGTIYEILSAPVSPLEIVIAYVGAAATKSAVLGLIILATAALFVPLQILHPFWMLAFLILIATTFSLFGFIIGVWAQNFEQLQMIPMLIVTPLTFLGGAFYSIDMLPDGWRTVTLFNPVVYLISGFRWAFYGIGDVSVGLSLTATLGFFFACLAVVGWIFRTGYRLKN